Proteins from a genomic interval of Hydrogenophaga sp. PAMC20947:
- a CDS encoding glutathione S-transferase: MHVARSDSLGIHPVLYSFRRCPYAIRARMAVLAAGVVVELREVVLRNKPQALLDVSPKATVPVLVNTLGGAVQVIEQSLDVMRWALTQQDPQGWLNGADAAPQQAWIVLNDGAFKGALDAYKYPERHPERSVVEHRAEGERLMLVPMNHTLASQPFLAGERPGLSDVALFPFVRQWAGVDPVGFAGRPLPHLQRWLNHWLTSAAFEQVMARWPAWEPGQAPALFPALKGLGLECDV, from the coding sequence ATGCACGTTGCGCGTTCCGACTCCTTGGGGATTCACCCCGTTCTTTACTCCTTCCGGCGCTGTCCTTATGCGATCCGCGCGCGCATGGCTGTGCTGGCGGCGGGCGTGGTGGTGGAACTGCGCGAAGTGGTGTTGCGGAACAAGCCACAGGCCTTGCTGGACGTGTCGCCCAAGGCGACCGTGCCGGTGTTGGTCAACACGCTGGGTGGGGCTGTTCAGGTGATCGAACAAAGTCTGGATGTGATGCGCTGGGCGCTAACCCAACAAGACCCCCAGGGGTGGCTCAATGGGGCCGATGCTGCGCCGCAGCAAGCCTGGATCGTTTTGAACGACGGCGCTTTCAAGGGCGCACTCGATGCCTACAAATACCCCGAGCGCCACCCGGAACGCAGCGTGGTCGAGCACCGGGCCGAAGGCGAGCGTCTGATGCTGGTGCCGATGAATCACACCCTGGCCAGTCAGCCGTTCCTCGCGGGCGAGCGGCCGGGGTTGAGCGATGTGGCGTTGTTCCCGTTTGTGCGCCAGTGGGCGGGGGTGGACCCGGTTGGCTTCGCAGGCAGACCATTGCCGCATCTGCAGCGCTGGTTGAACCATTGGTTGACCAGCGCGGCCTTCGAGCAGGTGATGGCCAGGTGGCCGGCCTGGGAGCCCGGTCAGGCGCCGGCTTTGTTTCCTGCGTTAAAGGGGCTTGGGCTCGAATGCGATGTGTAG
- a CDS encoding DUF1439 domain-containing protein, whose product MDSDTSTRRNWLRRCGWALAMGAGLPNSWASDAADDNGDGPGRAVSKPQLLEMLKPHFPVGYQVAGFLTLRVQQPRLDLLSQDNRMNADMDVVAEGPALNRPQTGQLNVGFGLRYEASDRTVRAHQLRFNSLQFPGLRPEASALIQVYGPALTEAALQEVVLHQLEARDLTMLDALGLRPGKIRITDTGLHIAFEPKPL is encoded by the coding sequence ATGGACTCCGATACCTCAACACGACGAAACTGGTTGCGCCGCTGTGGGTGGGCGCTGGCGATGGGCGCTGGCCTGCCCAACAGCTGGGCGAGCGATGCCGCTGACGACAACGGCGACGGGCCTGGCCGCGCGGTGTCCAAGCCGCAGTTGCTGGAGATGCTCAAGCCCCATTTTCCGGTGGGCTACCAGGTGGCCGGGTTTCTCACCCTGAGGGTGCAACAACCCCGGCTCGATCTGCTGTCCCAGGACAACCGCATGAATGCGGACATGGACGTGGTGGCCGAGGGCCCTGCGCTGAACCGGCCGCAGACAGGCCAGCTCAATGTCGGCTTTGGCCTGCGTTATGAGGCCAGCGACCGCACGGTACGCGCCCACCAGCTGCGCTTCAACAGCCTGCAGTTTCCGGGGCTGCGTCCCGAGGCCAGCGCGCTGATTCAAGTGTACGGGCCAGCCCTGACCGAAGCCGCGTTGCAGGAAGTGGTCTTGCACCAGCTGGAGGCGCGAGACCTGACCATGCTCGACGCCCTGGGTCTGCGGCCCGGCAAGATCCGCATCACAGACACAGGCCTACACATCGCATTCGAGCCCAAGCCCCTTTAA
- a CDS encoding MOSC domain-containing protein: MPLSASPPPNEPAQGLRDLTAQFPFPGRLEAIWVRTQRRGQMQRLDTAQAEVGRGLLGDHRASRFREDQAQRSREITLIQAEHLPLVAQWTGLETVEAGLLRRNLVISGINLLGLRSPFPDARLVWQLGDEVLLQITGPCDPCSRMEALLGPGGYNAMRGHGGLTAMLLRGGCIRVGDTLHPFAGPKPQAETPGSGT; this comes from the coding sequence ATGCCCCTGTCCGCCTCTCCCCCGCCCAACGAGCCCGCCCAAGGCCTGCGCGATTTGACCGCGCAATTCCCCTTTCCGGGCCGGCTGGAGGCCATCTGGGTGCGGACGCAACGGCGGGGCCAGATGCAACGGCTGGACACGGCACAGGCCGAGGTCGGACGGGGTTTGCTGGGGGACCACCGGGCGAGCCGGTTTCGGGAAGATCAGGCCCAACGCAGCCGGGAGATCACGCTGATCCAGGCAGAGCACTTGCCGCTGGTGGCGCAATGGACGGGACTGGAGACAGTGGAAGCCGGCCTGCTGCGCCGCAACCTGGTCATCAGCGGGATCAACCTGTTGGGTCTTCGCTCACCGTTCCCCGATGCCAGGCTGGTCTGGCAATTGGGCGACGAGGTGTTGCTGCAGATCACCGGGCCTTGTGACCCGTGTTCCCGCATGGAGGCGCTGCTGGGGCCTGGCGGCTACAACGCCATGCGGGGCCATGGCGGCCTCACGGCGATGCTGCTGCGGGGTGGCTGCATCAGGGTGGGCGACACGCTGCATCCCTTCGCTGGGCCGAAGCCCCAGGCAGAGACACCGGGCTCAGGCACATGA
- a CDS encoding protein adenylyltransferase SelO translates to MSALFLRLKATMSVSADPRPASLPRVDAAQLGMVLDNSYANELTGLHAPWNPSPAPQPSWLALNTELAQALGLNADAIAGADGLAVFSGQALPTGASPVAQAYAGHQFGHFSPQLGDGRALLLGEVVDPQGQRRDIAFKGSGRTPFSRGGDGKAAVGPVLREYLMGEAMQALGIPTTRALAAIATGEQVARERPLPGAVLVRVAASHLRVGTFQFFAAREDQEKLKRLADYAINRHDPDLAGQPDQYLGLLRRVAERQATLIAQWMGVGFIHGVMNTDNMTISGETIDYGPCAFMEAHAPDTVFSSIDRDGRYAYANQPLIARWNLARLAEALLSLVHEDSDQAIALVSDVIDAFPALYQAQWLAVFRRKLGLVSSGNDAEDTALIEDFLALLHTQGMDHTLAFRHLADAVEATDGQAPEMMALAAPPGREPLLAWLQRWQQRLVSSGKSPPQLAVALRAANPLYIPRNHRVEEALQAATERGDLVPFERLLTVLKAPFDVQPGSEAYALPASVEQQAGYQTFCGT, encoded by the coding sequence ATGAGCGCTCTGTTCTTGCGTTTGAAAGCCACCATGTCTGTTTCCGCCGATCCCCGCCCAGCCAGCTTGCCGCGAGTGGATGCCGCTCAGCTCGGCATGGTGCTGGACAACAGCTACGCCAATGAGCTCACGGGCCTGCATGCGCCCTGGAACCCCAGCCCGGCACCGCAGCCCAGCTGGCTCGCTTTGAACACCGAACTCGCTCAGGCATTGGGGTTGAACGCCGATGCCATCGCTGGGGCAGACGGTCTGGCCGTTTTCTCGGGCCAGGCTTTGCCCACCGGAGCAAGCCCTGTCGCGCAGGCCTACGCGGGCCACCAGTTTGGCCATTTTTCGCCGCAGCTGGGCGACGGCCGCGCGCTGTTGCTGGGCGAGGTGGTCGACCCCCAGGGGCAGCGGCGCGACATCGCTTTCAAGGGCTCGGGCCGCACGCCGTTTTCGCGCGGCGGCGATGGCAAAGCCGCCGTGGGGCCGGTGCTTCGGGAGTACCTGATGGGCGAGGCCATGCAGGCGCTGGGCATTCCCACCACGCGAGCGCTCGCTGCCATTGCCACCGGTGAGCAGGTCGCTCGCGAGCGGCCGCTGCCGGGTGCCGTGTTGGTGCGCGTGGCAGCCAGCCACCTGCGTGTGGGTACCTTCCAGTTTTTTGCGGCCCGCGAAGACCAGGAAAAGCTCAAGCGCCTGGCCGACTACGCCATCAACCGCCACGACCCCGATCTGGCCGGTCAGCCCGATCAATACCTGGGCCTCTTGCGCCGCGTGGCCGAGCGGCAGGCCACGTTGATCGCCCAGTGGATGGGCGTGGGCTTCATCCACGGGGTGATGAACACCGACAACATGACGATCTCGGGCGAAACCATCGACTACGGCCCCTGCGCCTTCATGGAAGCGCATGCGCCCGACACGGTGTTCAGCTCCATCGACCGCGATGGCCGCTATGCCTACGCCAACCAGCCCCTGATCGCCCGCTGGAATCTGGCGCGGCTGGCCGAAGCCTTGTTGTCGCTGGTGCACGAAGACAGCGACCAGGCCATCGCCCTGGTGTCCGACGTGATCGATGCATTTCCGGCCTTGTACCAGGCGCAATGGCTGGCCGTGTTCCGCCGCAAGCTGGGTTTGGTGTCGAGTGGCAACGACGCAGAAGACACAGCACTGATCGAAGACTTTCTGGCATTGCTGCACACGCAAGGCATGGACCACACGCTCGCTTTTCGCCACCTCGCCGATGCCGTCGAAGCAACCGACGGCCAGGCGCCCGAGATGATGGCGCTGGCAGCGCCGCCTGGCCGTGAGCCGCTCCTGGCCTGGTTGCAGCGCTGGCAACAACGGCTGGTGAGCAGCGGGAAGTCGCCGCCGCAGCTGGCGGTCGCGTTGCGCGCGGCCAACCCGCTGTACATCCCCCGCAACCACCGGGTGGAAGAAGCGCTGCAGGCCGCCACCGAGCGCGGTGATCTTGTGCCTTTCGAACGCTTGCTGACGGTGCTGAAAGCGCCCTTCGACGTGCAACCGGGTTCCGAGGCCTATGCCCTGCCCGCATCGGTCGAGCAGCAGGCGGGTTACCAGACCTTCTGTGGCACTTGA
- a CDS encoding MarR family transcriptional regulator, with protein sequence MKPIPASTDVDINLQPGHAIRRLHQISVGIFLQEVGDLGVTPVQYAALQRVHNQPGLDQRTLARGIALDTSTTGGVVDRLEVRGWMERRTSAEDRRARQLFLTAEGEATLTATLPAMLRTQDQILAPLAPEQRKTFMRLLSLLVEENNTLSRAPSQPAKP encoded by the coding sequence GTGAAGCCCATCCCCGCATCGACCGACGTCGACATCAATCTCCAGCCCGGCCACGCCATCCGCCGCCTGCACCAGATCTCGGTCGGGATCTTTCTGCAAGAGGTGGGAGACCTGGGCGTGACGCCGGTGCAGTACGCCGCCTTGCAGCGCGTCCACAACCAGCCGGGCCTTGACCAGCGCACGCTGGCGCGCGGCATTGCCCTCGACACGTCCACCACCGGTGGCGTGGTGGACCGGCTGGAAGTCCGTGGCTGGATGGAGCGGCGCACATCGGCTGAAGACCGGCGCGCCCGGCAGCTCTTTTTGACCGCCGAAGGCGAAGCCACCTTGACGGCCACTCTGCCGGCCATGCTGCGCACCCAGGATCAGATCCTCGCGCCACTGGCACCCGAACAGCGCAAAACTTTCATGCGCCTGCTCAGCTTGCTGGTTGAAGAGAACAACACGCTGAGCCGCGCGCCCAGCCAGCCGGCCAAGCCCTGA
- a CDS encoding glutamine synthetase family protein, whose translation MNPNQDFQTAAHALGARFIECALADFSSLARGKLLSTDEWVGQAGCRLPNVLFGMTVTGGWPEHLFGDLMPKGYGDMQLVPDLSTLRARPGRPGEATVLCEPSGRWQAQSLGRELDASELSPRALLKKVVAQYAGLGLQATVAPELELFLLRREGDGVDCARARPDAPVQERSCDQYSLERMAHFEPFFDALYAGCDTLGIPLSGHLHEAARSQYEVNFRPGPALEQADAVFRFKRLAREIAARQGFLASFAAKPFLDQPGTGMHWHFSLQRPDADWPHVFAAPDGQASPELMHFIAGLQTYTPAAMALFAPYDMSFDRIALSDSSPTHADWGFDDRLAAFRIPAAHSAAAVRVENRLPGGDASPYLAVAATMAMGLAGLQEARLPLAGKPEALRLPRSLPEALDALERSSATRTLMGDALMDLYVALKRNEHDERSAMADPRQDWDLKHLIELA comes from the coding sequence ATGAACCCAAACCAGGATTTCCAGACCGCCGCCCACGCCCTCGGCGCCCGCTTTATCGAATGCGCCCTGGCCGATTTCAGCTCATTGGCCCGGGGCAAATTGCTGTCCACGGACGAATGGGTCGGCCAGGCGGGCTGCCGCCTGCCCAATGTGTTGTTTGGCATGACGGTCACGGGCGGCTGGCCCGAGCACCTGTTTGGCGACCTCATGCCCAAGGGCTATGGCGATATGCAGCTGGTGCCCGATCTGAGCACTCTGCGCGCCCGCCCCGGGCGGCCTGGCGAAGCCACGGTCTTGTGCGAGCCGTCGGGGCGCTGGCAGGCCCAGTCGCTGGGGCGCGAGCTCGACGCCAGTGAGCTATCACCGCGCGCGCTCCTCAAAAAGGTGGTGGCGCAATACGCCGGGCTGGGTCTGCAAGCCACCGTGGCGCCCGAGCTGGAGCTGTTTTTGCTCCGCCGCGAAGGTGATGGGGTCGACTGCGCGCGGGCCCGGCCCGATGCACCGGTGCAGGAAAGGTCTTGCGACCAGTACTCCCTGGAGCGCATGGCCCACTTCGAACCGTTTTTTGATGCGCTGTATGCCGGCTGCGACACGCTGGGCATCCCGCTGTCGGGCCATTTGCACGAGGCCGCCCGTTCGCAGTACGAGGTGAACTTTCGCCCAGGCCCCGCACTGGAACAGGCCGACGCGGTGTTCCGCTTCAAACGGCTGGCGCGCGAGATCGCTGCCCGCCAGGGCTTTCTGGCCAGCTTTGCGGCCAAGCCGTTTCTCGACCAGCCCGGCACCGGCATGCACTGGCATTTCAGCCTGCAACGCCCCGACGCCGACTGGCCCCATGTGTTCGCCGCGCCCGATGGCCAGGCTTCGCCCGAGTTGATGCACTTCATCGCCGGTCTGCAGACCTACACGCCAGCAGCCATGGCCCTGTTTGCCCCCTACGACATGTCGTTTGACCGCATCGCCCTCAGCGATTCATCGCCCACCCATGCCGATTGGGGCTTTGATGACCGACTGGCGGCTTTCCGCATCCCGGCGGCCCACTCGGCGGCCGCGGTGCGGGTGGAGAACCGCTTGCCCGGCGGCGACGCCAGCCCCTACCTGGCCGTGGCCGCGACCATGGCCATGGGCCTGGCGGGGTTGCAGGAAGCGCGTTTGCCCCTGGCGGGCAAGCCCGAGGCGCTGCGGCTGCCGCGATCGCTGCCCGAAGCGCTGGACGCTCTGGAGCGCAGCAGCGCCACACGCACCCTGATGGGCGATGCGCTGATGGACTTGTATGTGGCGCTCAAGCGCAACGAACACGACGAACGCAGCGCCATGGCAGACCCACGCCAAGACTGGGATTTGAAACACCTGATCGAACTGGCCTGA
- the yghU gene encoding glutathione-dependent disulfide-bond oxidoreductase, whose amino-acid sequence MTDKTTPYTPPKVWTWDQANGGQFANINRPIAGATSEKALPVGKHPLQLYSMATPNGVKVTVMLEELLALGHTGAEYDAWLIKIGDGDQFTSGFVDINPNSKIPALLDRSTETPTRVFESGSILLYLADKFDAFLPKEPAARAEVMNWLFWQMGSAPYLGGGFGHFYAYAPEKFEYPINRFAMEVKRQLDVLDRALAERAYIAGSEYTIADIAIYAWYGALVEGLLYSAAEFLSVQEYTHVQRWAASIKARPAVARGRKINRVWGDEADQVPERH is encoded by the coding sequence ATGACCGACAAAACCACCCCCTACACCCCGCCCAAAGTCTGGACCTGGGATCAGGCCAACGGCGGCCAGTTTGCCAACATCAACCGCCCCATCGCCGGCGCCACCAGCGAGAAGGCACTGCCCGTGGGCAAACACCCCTTGCAGCTGTACTCCATGGCCACGCCCAACGGGGTGAAGGTCACGGTCATGCTGGAAGAGCTGCTGGCCCTGGGCCACACCGGTGCCGAATACGACGCCTGGCTGATCAAAATTGGCGATGGCGACCAGTTCACCAGCGGCTTTGTGGACATCAACCCGAATTCCAAGATCCCCGCCTTGCTCGACCGCAGCACCGAAACGCCCACCCGCGTGTTCGAGTCGGGTTCGATCCTGCTCTACCTGGCCGACAAGTTTGACGCCTTCCTGCCCAAAGAGCCCGCCGCGCGCGCCGAAGTCATGAACTGGCTGTTTTGGCAAATGGGCTCAGCGCCCTACCTGGGTGGTGGTTTTGGCCACTTCTACGCTTATGCGCCCGAGAAGTTCGAATACCCGATCAACCGCTTTGCCATGGAAGTCAAGCGCCAGCTCGACGTGCTCGACCGCGCACTGGCTGAACGCGCCTACATCGCCGGCAGCGAATACACCATCGCCGACATCGCCATCTACGCCTGGTACGGTGCGTTGGTGGAAGGCCTGCTGTACAGCGCGGCCGAGTTCCTGTCGGTGCAGGAATACACCCACGTGCAGCGCTGGGCCGCATCGATCAAAGCCCGCCCTGCAGTCGCACGAGGCCGCAAGATCAACCGCGTGTGGGGCGATGAGGCCGATCAGGTGCCTGAGCGCCATTGA
- a CDS encoding beta/gamma crystallin-related protein produces MNRISRMAFLVAALAMAGHAAAQVTLYERDGFQGRSFTTNEDVKNLGREGFNDRSSSVAVRGDRSDRWEVCEDRRFRGRCVVLRRGDYPSLTAMGLNDRVSSVRAVSRNARVDDDRYAPMPPPVETSQAVFYEKEGFKGKSFTADEPLGDLRRSGFNDRASSVVVTGERWEVCQDTRFKGRCAVLRPGQYASLAAIGLGDRISSVRSLSDAVRIDDDRYAPMPRPAQVSQIVFYEFEGFQGRSFTTDEPVGDFRRSGFNNRASSAVVRGERWEVCDQAGYFGRCAVLRPGQYGSLAAMGLNDRVSSVRTVNGSARVNDDRYAPPPVAVTDYGRRPNERVFEGTITSVRAVLEDSGQRCWVEREQVVQERNAPNVPGALIGALIGGVLGHQVGGGRGKDVATGVGAITGAVIGAHAGGSTGDPQASTQNVQRCSSSPGQARPAYWDVTYVFRGIEHRVQMATPPGASVPVNEQGEPRV; encoded by the coding sequence ATGAACAGAATCTCAAGAATGGCGTTCCTTGTGGCCGCGCTGGCGATGGCCGGCCACGCCGCAGCACAAGTCACTTTGTACGAACGCGATGGATTTCAAGGCCGTTCATTCACCACCAACGAGGACGTCAAGAATCTGGGCCGCGAGGGCTTCAACGACCGCTCCTCGTCGGTCGCTGTGCGGGGAGACCGGTCGGACCGCTGGGAGGTCTGTGAGGACAGGCGTTTTCGTGGCCGCTGCGTCGTCTTGCGACGGGGTGACTATCCGTCACTGACCGCCATGGGGCTGAACGATCGCGTCTCGTCGGTGCGGGCCGTCAGCCGAAATGCACGCGTCGACGACGATCGCTACGCGCCGATGCCCCCGCCGGTTGAAACGAGCCAGGCTGTGTTCTATGAAAAAGAGGGCTTCAAAGGCAAAAGCTTTACAGCCGATGAACCCCTGGGCGACCTGCGCCGCAGCGGATTCAATGACCGCGCCTCGTCGGTCGTGGTCACCGGCGAGCGCTGGGAGGTTTGCCAAGACACAAGGTTCAAAGGCCGCTGCGCCGTTTTGCGTCCGGGCCAGTATGCTTCGCTGGCCGCGATAGGCTTGGGCGACCGCATCTCGTCGGTTCGCTCCTTGAGCGATGCCGTGCGCATCGATGACGACCGTTACGCACCGATGCCGCGCCCGGCGCAGGTCAGCCAGATCGTCTTTTATGAGTTCGAGGGCTTCCAGGGCCGCAGCTTCACCACCGATGAACCGGTTGGCGACTTCCGCCGCAGCGGCTTCAACAACCGCGCCTCATCCGCGGTGGTTCGCGGCGAGCGTTGGGAAGTCTGCGACCAGGCGGGCTACTTCGGCCGCTGCGCCGTGTTGCGCCCGGGGCAATATGGGTCGCTGGCCGCCATGGGTCTGAATGACCGTGTTTCATCGGTGCGGACGGTGAACGGATCGGCACGCGTCAACGACGATCGCTATGCGCCTCCGCCGGTCGCAGTCACCGATTACGGCCGTCGCCCAAACGAGCGGGTCTTTGAGGGCACCATCACCTCGGTCCGCGCGGTGCTCGAAGACAGCGGTCAACGCTGCTGGGTCGAGCGTGAGCAGGTGGTGCAGGAGCGCAACGCGCCCAATGTCCCAGGCGCGTTGATTGGCGCCTTGATCGGTGGCGTGCTCGGCCACCAGGTCGGTGGCGGCAGAGGCAAGGATGTGGCCACAGGGGTCGGCGCCATCACCGGCGCTGTCATCGGGGCCCACGCCGGAGGCTCGACTGGCGACCCGCAAGCGTCCACGCAGAATGTGCAACGCTGCTCATCGTCGCCTGGCCAGGCTCGGCCCGCCTACTGGGATGTCACCTATGTGTTCCGTGGTATCGAGCATCGGGTACAGATGGCGACGCCTCCCGGCGCCTCGGTCCCTGTCAACGAGCAGGGTGAGCCGCGGGTTTGA